The segment tcctttggctgcctaaggcttattcacggtcctgtatgcggtgttccagtaaaatacgcatgataaaactttcagtttcacattcagtcacagggaaatatctggatatgtatgtgtgaaaaagtgtgtttttggaaaatattcttcctctcatACTTCTCAGGATCTCGGTCAGAATTAGTgtattttcctctcatttcctttcaggacagctcatgctgcaacaggaaatcaaaggtaaacttaagaagcaatttgagtgtgtatttgaagggaaagctaaggaaggacagccaacacttctcagtgagatttacacagaactctacataactgaaggtgggactgaagcagtcaatgatgaacatgaagtgagacagattgaaacagcatccaagaaaagtcgaacagaagatactacagtcaagtgcaaagaTATATTTAAgcccttatgtgggcgtgagacacctatcagaactgtactcactaaaggggtggcaggtatcgggaaaacagtctctgtgcagaaatttattctcgactgggcagaaggaaaagcaaaccaggatgttcacttcatatttgctcttcctttccgggacttgaacttgattaagggtgaatacagtctgattaaactgcttcaccgctttgtcccagaactgaaatcatttcaatccactgagctgtttaggtacaaagttttgttgatctttgatggtctggatgagtgtagccttcctctggattttcagaacaatgagagctggtttgatgtaacaaagaaaacgtcactggatgtgctgttgactaacctcattaaggggaatctgctcccatccgctctcctctggataacctcccggccagcagcagccaatcagatacctgctgagtgtgtccaccaggtgacagagatacgagggttcagtgatgcccagaaggaggagtatttcaggaggagattcagtgatgagagcctggccagcaggattatcacacatgtgaaatcatcaaagagcctcttcatcatgtgccacatacctgtgttctgctggatttcagccactgtgcttaagaggctttttagtgagactgacaggggagaaattccaaggactctgactgaaatgtacacacacttcctgatctttcagataagtttaaaaaatgacaagtatatgaaaaaccaagaaactaagcttaaggaatacagtaagcaattccttttaaaacttggtaaacttgcttttgacaacctGGAGAAAggaaatctcatattttataagcaagatctgacagggaatggcattgatgtcactgaaacttcagtttactctggagtgtgcacagaagtctttaaagaggagtatgggttgtaccaggagaaggtgtactgctttgtgcatctgagcatccaggagtatctcgctgctttatacgtGTTTctatcaaactcatcagctgacctgctgaagactgcagtgaatgAGGCATTAGAGAgtaagaatggacacttggacctctacctccgcttcctcctgggcctctcaacagactccagtaagactctgttacaaaagCTACTGGGGCCGACAGAAACCAGCTCACATACCATTATGGAAACAGtccaatacatccatccatccatttgccaaaccgcttatccgtcagggttgcggggagtctggagcctattccggaagcaatgggcacaaggcagggaacaacccaggacggggggccagtccatcacagtagcccaatacatcaaggagaaaatacaaGAGAATTTaactccagaaaggaccatcaacctgttccactgtctgactgaacttggtgacaattctctagtagaggaagtacaaagatacctgaattcaggaaacatttcagcagatcacctctcacctgcacagtactcagctctggcctttgtgatgctgatgtcagatgaggagctggatgtgtttgacctgaagaaatacatcagatcagatgaagagcactgcaggctgctgcctgtggtcaagaactccaggacggctctgtaagtgacgtggggatgggaaatcatgtctggtctggcagtaatacatgaatattgtttgaaatgtgtaatatatattatatatttctcctcatggattaataagtgggttttattttgataatcacagctatagctgtttgtatagcagtagctaatcttgaccacagcctttataatgactgaaggtagtgatgtcactttttgtttgttactacgtttccattcccatccagtctgccttctgatcacagcacagcatcctaacctgctatagaaacagtgagggctctttatccacagggtgtatcagtggaatgtgagtgttattgtcagcaggcgtgttcatgtgatggagcccagagctgggagcttccgtatgactgctgtctctggctgctcactggcgccctctgctggcctcagctgcacctgACTGATGATGTGACGACACATCTAGTCCGGCAGACATAGAtcaacattgtttaaaatataaaatgaatatgtatatatgtaatttatttcccctcttttatcaacaaggttcctttttaatctagtttatattaactgaaggtagtgatgtagtaaaaaagacaagatttccatcctttgtgtaacaaataaccaaagatacagcatcatacagaatggtccagttttcattaatagtgggaaaaccactcatatttgtttcagttctggatgctgtaggaagcgtttctgtaaatactgggtgtggtgcgtGACTCTTTGGGTTCAGACTCTGTGtccggaaggtcgctggttcagatctcttggcccgcagagtgatgtcatcactgagtccttgagctgcaggggtgctggatgctggccgatcctgcgctgcgacccccaaacttcctctcacctgtatatgtgtctgtgtgtctcttggagagcaagatgggaggggcgaaaagacaatttccccatgggggtgaatgaagtatcattattcataaatcattcaaacAACCAATTTTTCTAAAAGCCTATTTCACAGGACTGATAGCTCTCCGATTAGTGTATTGttgattagggctgggtgataagtaaaaaaatgtgtgtgtgtcatttagtataaaaatatcgcaataaacaatcattttgagtctcccccctcccccaaacactgaatgcaatttcagttcagttcagctttatttgtatagtgtgttttcacaacattacatcatctcaaagcactttagcatccctgcccaaagcccccagtgagcaagtcagaggggacagtggcaaggaataTTACCCTAGAAAGAAGAATCCTTGGGAGGagccagactgaaagggggagcccaacctccagggggcagcagaggaagccctaaccctaaccagacccaaagggggagcccatcctccagggggcagcagaggaagccctaaccctaaccagacccaaagggggagcccatcctccagggggcagcagcaggccagaaggacgtcacagatagtggagacgtcacaggcagcagggtaggcaggatatcttgaaaatgtggggtctccaggcagcacagcccagggggagcatagaacagggctaatataatcaatttttttagtgtttgtatgaactctggctgctgcattttgtaccagctgacatttatgtgaggatccagatgggcacccagaaaggaaggcattacagtatccagcctggaagttataaaggtgttactgcatcaccaggtaatgtaaacgatcggtagcgaagctcctctCATGGCCAATGAGAGGGAGTCTCACGATATTTCAGTcgagtttgaggttttagagcttagtagccaaatcgcacagaggcaggactattgtgagcactcaatgaacagaggctgaagtgtTGTAAAACtagagtgattttccatcggtttgataccaaacatgccataccagcctagcggttcacaccgaataccatctgtaatgattgattaatgattacttatattatgttattatgttatattactcacaccagtccctggtctaagtggtctaggttgcacctcaatcagaggttaccctttatacagacattatatgacatattctcatgtcagcagcacatcttacccttagatagacatggtagaatacaaagatcagataagggctgctgaggaatgtggaaaagaaaagggggggaaggttagtcagtcaaagaaaaagagtctttgaaagttaggacacattacaaacataacctgtctgtatattgagactagtagtcatgggtaaataaatatacagatgtacaacagccaaacttaaaagaaactttctttagggtgttgggtgagtggtatgtaaggcgggatgtctggggagggggttgtgtgccaagtcgagggacccctgtccttgaggtccactctgctgtctgtaggtcattaaaactttgagcaataaaagttggagtgctggcccccttgttgtctgtgtgtctttaagtgtgtctgtgtgtgtggggtcacgaacccccctttgaggcctaggccaatgtgtgcctctcgtaccagggtaggccttgtctcaggccacctggaatttaagctttgtgatatgtgcatgtgtgatcctacaccagatttaaaatgggtaaccttaaaagggaaatactgttctgcaaagcaagcacagtttctGGAAACACGACCCTAAAGTCATAAAGCAGGTTAACAGAACAGCTTAGGCTGTTAaaaagaaaggaagttggtttacttgtttgcagagtggggggggtcttggcagtattaaataatacctgcttttgtttctagtagaataaattactgtaatgccctcttgtCTGTTTCACATCTACTGTTTCACATCtacgacgggcccagaatgccgctggcggagtgttaacacgcaccagtcacagggatcacatctacaacgggcccagaatgccgctggcggagtgttaacacgcaccagtcacagggatcacatctacaacgggcccagaatgccgctggcggagtgttaacacgcaccagtcacagggatcacatctacaacgggcccagaatgccgctggcggagtgttaacacgcaccagtcacagggatcacatctacaacgggcccagaatgccgctggcggagtgttaacacgcaccaatcacagggatcacatctacaacgggcccagaatgccgctggcggagtgttaacacacacccacCAGtcgcagggatcacatctacaacgggcccagaatgccgctggcggagtgttaacatgcaccagtcacagggatcacatctacaacgggcccagaatgccgctggcggagtgttaacacgcaccggtcacagggatcacatctacaacgggcccagaatgccgctggcggagtgttaacacgcaccggtcacagggatcacatctacaacgggcccagaatgccgctggcggagtgttaacacgcaccggtcacagggatcacatctacaacgggcccagaatgccgctggcggagtgttaacacgcaccggtcacagggatcacatctacaacgggcccagaatgccgctggcggagtgttaacatgcaccagtcacagggatccacatctacaacgggcccagaatgccgctggcggagtgttaacacgcaccggtcacagggatcacatctacaacgggcccagaatgccgctggcggagtgttaacacgcaccggtcacagggatcacatctacaacgggcccagaatgccgctggcggagtgttaacacgcaccggtcacagggatcacatctacaacgggcccagaatgccgctggcggagtgttaacacgcaccggtcacagggatcacatctacaacggacccagaatgccgctggcggagtgttaacacgcaccggtcacagggatcacatctacaacgggcccagaatgccgctgggggagtgttaacacgcaccagtcacagggatcacatctacaacgggcccagaatgccgcaggcggagtgttaacacgcaccggtcacagggatcacatctacaacgggcccagaatgccgctggcggagtgttaacacgcaccggtcacagggatcacatctacaacgggcccagaatgccgctggcggagtgttaacacgcaccggtcacagggatcacatctacaacgggcccagaatgccgctggcggagtgttaacacgcaccggtcacagggatcacatctacaacgggcccagaatgccgctggcggagtgttaacacgcaccagtcacagggatcacatctacaacggacccagaatgccgctggcggagtgttaacacgcaccagtcacagggatcacatctacaacgggcccagaatgccgctggcggagtgttaacacgtaccggtcacagggatcacatctacaacgggcccagaatgccgctggcggagtgttaacacgcaccggtcacagggatcacatctacaacgggcccagaatgccgctggcggagtgttaacacgcaccagtcacagggatcacatcaacaacggccccagaatgccgctggcggagtgttaacacgcaccggtcacagggatcacatctacaacgggcccagaatgccgctggcggagtgttaacacgcaccagtcacagggatcacatctacaacgggcccagaatgccgctggcggagtgttaacacacaccagtcacagggatcacaactacaacgggcccagaatgccgctggcggagtgttaacacgcaccagtcacagggatcacaactacaacgggcccagaatgccgctggcggagtgttaacacgcaccagtcacaaggatcacatctacaacgggcccagaatgccgctggcggagtgttaacatgcagcggtcacagggatcacatctacaacgggcccagaatgccgctggcggagtgttaacacgcaccggtcacagggatcacgtctacaacgggcccagaatgccgctggcggagtgttaacatgcagcggtcacagggatcacgtctacaacgggcccagaatgccgctggcggagtgttaacacgcaccggtcagagggatcacatctacaacgggcccagaatgccgctggcggagtgttaacacgcaccagtcacagggatcacatccacaacgggcccagaatgccgctggcggagtgttaacacgcaccagtcacagggatcacatctacaacgggcccagaatgccgctggcggagtgttaacacgcaccagtcagagggatcacatctacaacgggcccagaatgccgctggcggagtgttaacacgcaccagtcacaaggatcacatctacaacgggcccagaatgccgctggcggagtgttaacacgcaccggtcacagggatcacatctacaacgggcccagaatgccgctggcggagtgttaacacgcaccagtcacagggatcacatctacaacgagcccagaatgccgctggcggagtgttaacacgcaccagtcacaaggatcacatctacaacgggcccagaatgccgctggcggagtgttaacacgcaccggtcacagggatcacatctacaacgggcccagaatgccgctggcggagtgttaacacgcaccagtcagagggatcacatctacaacgggcccagaatgccgctggcggagtgttaacacgcaccagtcacaaggatcacatctacaacgggcccagaatgccgctggcggagtgttaacacgcaccagtcagagggatcacatctacaacgggcccagaatgccgctggcggagtgttaacacgcaccagtcacagggatcacatctacaacgggcccagaatgctgctggcggagtgttaacacgccccggtcagagggatcacatctacaacgggcccagaatgccgctggcggagtgttaacatgcagcggtcacagggatcacatctacaacgggcccagaatgccgctggcggagtgttaacacgcaccggtcacagggatcacgtctacaacgggcccagaatgccgctggcggagtgttaacatgcagcggtcacagggatcacgtctacaacgggcccagaattccgctggcggagtgttaacacgcaccagtcagagggatcacatctacaacgggcccagaatgccgctggcggagtgttaacacgcaccagtcacagggatcacatccacaacgggcccagaatgccgctggcggagtgttaacacgcaccagtcacagggatcacatctacaacgggcccagaatgccgctggcggagtgttaacacgcaccagtcagagggatcacatctacaacgggcccagaatgccgctggcggagtgttaacacgcaccagtcacaaggatcacatctacaacgggcccagaatgccgctggcggagtgttaacacgcaccggtcacagggatcacatctacaacgggcccagaatgccgctggcggagtgttaacacgcaccagtcacagggatcacatctacaacggccccagaatgcc is part of the Brienomyrus brachyistius isolate T26 unplaced genomic scaffold, BBRACH_0.4 scaffold97, whole genome shotgun sequence genome and harbors:
- the LOC125727427 gene encoding NACHT, LRR and PYD domains-containing protein 12-like isoform X1 gives rise to the protein MDGSASEMRPPVGCNRKSPESVLMKRADSPVPSCVSMKSDRSMEPPPHFREGPFPIDQSVLMERADSPVPSCVSMKSDRSMDPPPHFREGPFPIDQRDQMEDCSSDLHDKSGLSSILKSLEEKAMKFLKEELKTFVRYLDQNYPECSEPQLEEDNDLDCDGQMQKTSVREVALKITLYILRTMKQNDLADLLDKRQLMLQQEIKGKLKKQFECVFEGKAKEGQPTLLSEIYTELYITEGGTEAVNDEHEVRQIETASKKSRTEDTTVKCKDIFKPLCGRETPIRTVLTKGVAGIGKTVSVQKFILDWAEGKANQDVHFIFALPFRDLNLIKGEYSLIKLLHRFVPELKSFQSTELFRYKVLLIFDGLDECSLPLDFQNNESWFDVTKKTSLDVLLTNLIKGNLLPSALLWITSRPAAANQIPAECVHQVTEIRGFSDAQKEEYFRRRFSDESLASRIITHVKSSKSLFIMCHIPVFCWISATVLKRLFSETDRGEIPRTLTEMYTHFLIFQISLKNDKYMKNQETKLKEYSKQFLLKLGKLAFDNLEKGNLIFYKQDLTGNGIDVTETSVYSGVCTEVFKEEYGLYQEKVYCFVHLSIQEYLAALYVFLSNSSADLLKTAVNEALESKNGHLDLYLRFLLGLSTDSSKTLLQKLLGPTETSSHTIMETVQYIHPSICQTAYPSGLRGVWSLFRKQWAQGREQPRTGGQSITVAQYIKEKIQENLTPERTINLFHCLTELGDNSLVEEVQRYLNSGNISADHLSPAQYSALAFVMLMSDEELDVFDLKKYIRSDEEHCRLLPVVKNSRTALLNSCDLIDKHCEVLSSALTSNSSPLRELDLSDNNLKDSGVKLLSAALGDLHCKLEILRLSGCRVAEEGCSSLASALRSNPSHLRELDLSYNHPGDSGVKLLSAVLEDPSCKLEKLQVGRCELTEKCCEALASALRSNSSPLRELDLSDNDLQDSGVKLLSAGLGDLHCKLEILRLSGCRVTEEGCSSLASALRSNPSHLRELDLSYNHPGDSGVKLLSAVLEDPSCKLEKLNVDYGGECRTRAGLQKYSCQLTLDPNTAHSRLSLSGGNRKVTGGAEQPYPDHPERFDSWSQVLCRESLTGRCYWEAEWSGDGGWIAVTYKGIRRKGGSYDCLLGYNDKSWCLCCYTDRYSVRHNNKETLIPIRPSGSRRVGVYLDWGAGALSFYRVSSDGLTPLHRFTSSFTESLYPGFRVFINSSVSL
- the LOC125727427 gene encoding protein NLRC3-like isoform X8; translated protein: MDGSASEMRPPVGCNRKSPESVLMKRADSPVPSCVSMKSDRSMEPPPHFREGPFPIDQSVLMERADSPVPSCVSMKSDRSMDPPPHFREGPFPIDQRDQMEDCSSDLHDKSGLSSILKSLEEKAMKFLKEELKTFVRYLDQNYPECSEPQLEEDNDLDCDGQMQKTSVREVALKITLYILRTMKQNDLADLLDKRQLMLQQEIKGKLKKQFECVFEGKAKEGQPTLLSEIYTELYITEGGTEAVNDEHEVRQIETASKKSRTEDTTVKCKDIFKPLCGRETPIRTVLTKGVAGIGKTVSVQKFILDWAEGKANQDVHFIFALPFRDLNLIKGEYSLIKLLHRFVPELKSFQSTELFRYKVLLIFDGLDECSLPLDFQNNESWFDVTKKTSLDVLLTNLIKGNLLPSALLWITSRPAAANQIPAECVHQVTEIRGFSDAQKEEYFRRRFSDESLASRIITHVKSSKSLFIMCHIPVFCWISATVLKRLFSETDRGEIPRTLTEMYTHFLIFQISLKNDKYMKNQETKLKEYSKQFLLKLGKLAFDNLEKGNLIFYKQDLTGNGIDVTETSVYSGVCTEVFKEEYGLYQEKVYCFVHLSIQEYLAALYVFLSNSSADLLKTAVNEALESKNGHLDLYLRFLLGLSTDSSKTLLQKLLGPTETSSHTIMETVQYIHPSICQTAYPSGLRGVWSLFRKQWAQGREQPRTGGQSITVAQYIKEKIQENLTPERTINLFHCLTELGDNSLVEEVQRYLNSGNISADHLSPAQYSALAFVMLMSDEELDVFDLKKYIRSDEEHCRLLPVVKNSRTALLNSCDLIDKHCEVLSSALTSNSSPLRELDLSDNNLKDSGVKLLSAALGDLHCKLEILRLSGCRVTEEGCSSLASALRSNPSHLRELDLSYNHPGDSGVKLLSAVLEDPSCKLEKLNVDYGGECRTRAGLQKYSCQLTLDPNTAHSRLSLSGGNRKVTGGAEQPYPDHPERFDSWSQVLCRESLTGRCYWEAEWSGDGGWIAVTYKGIRRKGGSYDCLLGYNDKSWCLCCYTDRYSVRHNNKETLIPIRPSGSRRVGVYLDWGAGALSFYRVSSDGLTPLHRFTSSFTESLYPGFRVFINSSVSL
- the LOC125727427 gene encoding NACHT, LRR and PYD domains-containing protein 3-like isoform X6: MDGSASEMRPPVGCNRKSPESVLMKRADSPVPSCVSMKSDRSMEPPPHFREGPFPIDQSVLMERADSPVPSCVSMKSDRSMDPPPHFREGPFPIDQRDQMEDCSSDLHDKSGLSSILKSLEEKAMKFLKEELKTFVRYLDQNYPECSEPQLEEDNDLDCDGQMQKTSVREVALKITLYILRTMKQNDLADLLDKRQLMLQQEIKGKLKKQFECVFEGKAKEGQPTLLSEIYTELYITEGGTEAVNDEHEVRQIETASKKSRTEDTTVKCKDIFKPLCGRETPIRTVLTKGVAGIGKTVSVQKFILDWAEGKANQDVHFIFALPFRDLNLIKGEYSLIKLLHRFVPELKSFQSTELFRYKVLLIFDGLDECSLPLDFQNNESWFDVTKKTSLDVLLTNLIKGNLLPSALLWITSRPAAANQIPAECVHQVTEIRGFSDAQKEEYFRRRFSDESLASRIITHVKSSKSLFIMCHIPVFCWISATVLKRLFSETDRGEIPRTLTEMYTHFLIFQISLKNDKYMKNQETKLKEYSKQFLLKLGKLAFDNLEKGNLIFYKQDLTGNGIDVTETSVYSGVCTEVFKEEYGLYQEKVYCFVHLSIQEYLAALYVFLSNSSADLLKTAVNEALESKNGHLDLYLRFLLGLSTDSSKTLLQKLLGPTETSSHTIMETVQYIHPSICQTAYPSGLRGVWSLFRKQWAQGREQPRTGGQSITVAQYIKEKIQENLTPERTINLFHCLTELGDNSLVEEVQRYLNSGNISADHLSPAQYSALAFVMLMSDEELDVFDLKKYIRSDEEHCRLLPVVKNSRTALLNSCDLIDKHCEVLSSALTSNSSPLRELDLSDNNLKDSGVKLLSAALGDLHCKLEILRVGRCELTEKCCEALASALRSNSSPLRELDLSDNDLQDSGVKLLSAGLGDLHCKLEILRLSGCRVTEEGCSSLASALRSNPSHLRELDLSYNHPGDSGVKLLSAVLEDPSCKLEKLNVDYGGECRTRAGLQKYSCQLTLDPNTAHSRLSLSGGNRKVTGGAEQPYPDHPERFDSWSQVLCRESLTGRCYWEAEWSGDGGWIAVTYKGIRRKGGSYDCLLGYNDKSWCLCCYTDRYSVRHNNKETLIPIRPSGSRRVGVYLDWGAGALSFYRVSSDGLTPLHRFTSSFTESLYPGFRVFINSSVSL
- the LOC125727427 gene encoding NACHT, LRR and PYD domains-containing protein 12-like isoform X5 gives rise to the protein MDGSASEMRPPVGCNRKSPESVLMKRADSPVPSCVSMKSDRSMEPPPHFREGPFPIDQRDQMEDCSSDLHDKSGLSSILKSLEEKAMKFLKEELKTFVRYLDQNYPECSEPQLEEDNDLDCDGQMQKTSVREVALKITLYILRTMKQNDLADLLDKRQLMLQQEIKGKLKKQFECVFEGKAKEGQPTLLSEIYTELYITEGGTEAVNDEHEVRQIETASKKSRTEDTTVKCKDIFKPLCGRETPIRTVLTKGVAGIGKTVSVQKFILDWAEGKANQDVHFIFALPFRDLNLIKGEYSLIKLLHRFVPELKSFQSTELFRYKVLLIFDGLDECSLPLDFQNNESWFDVTKKTSLDVLLTNLIKGNLLPSALLWITSRPAAANQIPAECVHQVTEIRGFSDAQKEEYFRRRFSDESLASRIITHVKSSKSLFIMCHIPVFCWISATVLKRLFSETDRGEIPRTLTEMYTHFLIFQISLKNDKYMKNQETKLKEYSKQFLLKLGKLAFDNLEKGNLIFYKQDLTGNGIDVTETSVYSGVCTEVFKEEYGLYQEKVYCFVHLSIQEYLAALYVFLSNSSADLLKTAVNEALESKNGHLDLYLRFLLGLSTDSSKTLLQKLLGPTETSSHTIMETVQYIHPSICQTAYPSGLRGVWSLFRKQWAQGREQPRTGGQSITVAQYIKEKIQENLTPERTINLFHCLTELGDNSLVEEVQRYLNSGNISADHLSPAQYSALAFVMLMSDEELDVFDLKKYIRSDEEHCRLLPVVKNSRTALLNSCDLIDKHCEVLSSALTSNSSPLRELDLSDNNLKDSGVKLLSAALGDLHCKLEILRLSGCRVAEEGCSSLASALRSNPSHLRELDLSYNHPGDSGVKLLSAVLEDPSCKLEKLQVGRCELTEKCCEALASALRSNSSPLRELDLSDNDLQDSGVKLLSAGLGDLHCKLEILRLSGCRVTEEGCSSLASALRSNPSHLRELDLSYNHPGDSGVKLLSAVLEDPSCKLEKLNVDYGGECRTRAGLQKYSCQLTLDPNTAHSRLSLSGGNRKVTGGAEQPYPDHPERFDSWSQVLCRESLTGRCYWEAEWSGDGGWIAVTYKGIRRKGGSYDCLLGYNDKSWCLCCYTDRYSVRHNNKETLIPIRPSGSRRVGVYLDWGAGALSFYRVSSDGLTPLHRFTSSFTESLYPGFRVFINSSVSL
- the LOC125727427 gene encoding NACHT, LRR and PYD domains-containing protein 12-like isoform X4, with protein sequence MDGSASEMRPPVGCNRKSPESVLMKRADSPVPSCVSMKSDRSMDPPPHFREGPFPIDQRDQMEDCSSDLHDKSGLSSILKSLEEKAMKFLKEELKTFVRYLDQNYPECSEPQLEEDNDLDCDGQMQKTSVREVALKITLYILRTMKQNDLADLLDKRQLMLQQEIKGKLKKQFECVFEGKAKEGQPTLLSEIYTELYITEGGTEAVNDEHEVRQIETASKKSRTEDTTVKCKDIFKPLCGRETPIRTVLTKGVAGIGKTVSVQKFILDWAEGKANQDVHFIFALPFRDLNLIKGEYSLIKLLHRFVPELKSFQSTELFRYKVLLIFDGLDECSLPLDFQNNESWFDVTKKTSLDVLLTNLIKGNLLPSALLWITSRPAAANQIPAECVHQVTEIRGFSDAQKEEYFRRRFSDESLASRIITHVKSSKSLFIMCHIPVFCWISATVLKRLFSETDRGEIPRTLTEMYTHFLIFQISLKNDKYMKNQETKLKEYSKQFLLKLGKLAFDNLEKGNLIFYKQDLTGNGIDVTETSVYSGVCTEVFKEEYGLYQEKVYCFVHLSIQEYLAALYVFLSNSSADLLKTAVNEALESKNGHLDLYLRFLLGLSTDSSKTLLQKLLGPTETSSHTIMETVQYIHPSICQTAYPSGLRGVWSLFRKQWAQGREQPRTGGQSITVAQYIKEKIQENLTPERTINLFHCLTELGDNSLVEEVQRYLNSGNISADHLSPAQYSALAFVMLMSDEELDVFDLKKYIRSDEEHCRLLPVVKNSRTALLNSCDLIDKHCEVLSSALTSNSSPLRELDLSDNNLKDSGVKLLSAALGDLHCKLEILRLSGCRVAEEGCSSLASALRSNPSHLRELDLSYNHPGDSGVKLLSAVLEDPSCKLEKLQVGRCELTEKCCEALASALRSNSSPLRELDLSDNDLQDSGVKLLSAGLGDLHCKLEILRLSGCRVTEEGCSSLASALRSNPSHLRELDLSYNHPGDSGVKLLSAVLEDPSCKLEKLNVDYGGECRTRAGLQKYSCQLTLDPNTAHSRLSLSGGNRKVTGGAEQPYPDHPERFDSWSQVLCRESLTGRCYWEAEWSGDGGWIAVTYKGIRRKGGSYDCLLGYNDKSWCLCCYTDRYSVRHNNKETLIPIRPSGSRRVGVYLDWGAGALSFYRVSSDGLTPLHRFTSSFTESLYPGFRVFINSSVSL